GAATTTTGCTttccattaaaaacattcacacatcacCATTCTACCTTTTAATGGAGGAGTTCTGGTTTTTCGTCAGAGTCCAGTCTGTGTTTGGCTGCTTCAGCTGCAGAAAGAGAACAGAATTTAATTGAATCTTCATACTGATAAACTCACATTGACACAATTTGACTGCTCTGGTCTATTTAAAGAATTGTGTCTTCTAAATCTAAGTTTCAATCAAAACAGTTTTGATAGAAACCGTTAGTTCCGCCCTCTTGGATCAGCAGAGGTCAGTGATAATCGACACGAGCAGCAGTCCATCGCTGTGTTTCTCCAGAAATGGAGACATGGCTGTTTTCTGATGGGCCGTGGCTGCCACCCTGTGGACGTTTGACAGAACAGTATTTTTTCTAAAGCGCAGAGGTGCTGCTGCCTTCAGCCACGACTCGTCTGTCACTTGGTTGTGCTTTTATCCTCTGTGGCGCAGAGGGAGGGGGTGAAGGAGAGTGTACCCGAGTCATATTTATTCCGGGTTTGAGTCTCATAGTGTGGATTCCTCGCTCTAATAATTCCCTTAAAGTTGTTAACAAGGAGAATGCGACGTAAGCATATTATAAGAATCGGTATTCAAAATACACTCCTCGCGAACTGCGCACAAAACCAATTAGGACCCCACCGGGATGAAACGAAACATGATCCTAATCTTCAAAGGAAACCGTGCCAGGGAGGAAATTAAGAAAATTACACACGTCATTGTTTTGTGGATTTTATGCATCATTTTTACATTAATATTTGCCTGATGCTCCTCGAGCaaggtttttaattaaaagtctCAAAGACAGCCTTGAAAAGTTTGCGCTCCTCGCAGCTATGCGCACGAGCCAAGAAGGCTCAACACGCAAGTATTGCTACACTACACTCGTGCACGCACCTGTCGTACACGCCTCAACGTGTGGTTCGTTTATTTCACCTTCACTTCAACTGAGGCAGGACTGTGCGCTTCGTGTGACGCTCAGATGCTTTCATTGTAATTTGCCTTTGAGATTTAATGTGTCACTGACGACCTCGCGCCGAATCACGTGTTCATGCGCCGAGGGTGAATTAGAGGAGCCAATTAACGACAGGAAGGACACTTCCTCCTGGAGGAGCACGTAGCTGCGGGCTGCACAATCACCGTGACCTCGAAATCCCTCATGTGGCCAGAGGTATACAGTGTGTGCCAGTGACCGGGCTGACATTTCTCACTGTGCCGGTGGAGGAGTGTGGTATCGGGGCCTCTGAGTCGTTGCGCCTCCGCCTTATGATGGAAACAGGCAGAAGACAGTGAGCATTACGCGCACGTTTACGCTCCGCTGCCCCGTCTATTAGAATTAGAAAACACTGATGTAGACAGCCTGCCTCCGTAAATCCTCCGTCTCCTCGTGCCCTTCCTCCCACTCCTTCTatttctcccctcctcttccccgTCCTTGCTCGACAAATGTGAAACCAcgtcccccccctctctctctccctctctcttctctctctctcctcctctctctctctctacctctacctctccctccctctctcttctcacaTTCAGAGGACAACGCCGGATCCGATCTACAGGCGTCCCACGTCTCAGTCCAGCCGTGTCCTTGCACCCCGTCATTCTCCttgcccccctcccctctcgaTGTCCTCCCCTGTCTCCCCAAAACCGTCCATTTGCCATTTTTCATCAATAAGCCCCCCCTCTCGTGTGACTCGCCACATTGTGTGTAGTATAATGGTTCAGCCGCGCTTGTGCCCTTGAGGCACAGTTAGTGAGGTTATCTGTCCTGTAGTGTTAGTCTGAGAGCAGGAAGGCGTGTCGCAAACCCGACTGATCGAACAAGAATTGTCTGAACCCAGGGCTGATGAACTGAAACAGCTGCCATTCACCTTGTTCATCATGTGTATAACCTTGACTTTTTATTCAGGTGTATGTACtgggaacgtgtgtgtgtgtgtgtgtgtgtgtgtgtgtgtgtgtgtgtgtgtgtgtgtgtgtgtgtgtgtgtgtgtgtgtgtgtgtgtcctcgcATGGTGCAATGACACTGGATGATGTAGACATCATTACTCTCTCAGGTCACGACCTTTTATAATtaagtttaaaataataatattattatttgaaatacatttttcacacgTGAAAATCAATCATTTGTGATGGAGACATCTGGAATTATTTGACTGAATAGAGGAGTCAGCCTGAACCACATCTCATCTTCCTCTCACGCAGTAATTGATATCTCTCATTTCATACAGATGATGATAAGACGCGGTATGTGCTCACAGCATATGCTCCCGGCAAAACGGAGCGTCTTTCAGTAACAAGTCAATTAGAATGTAATATCACGTCGTATCTGTTCATTTTCTCGAGAGCAAAACATCACCATAACCAGCACATCTGGGATAAATGACTGCCATAATTATGAAAACATCAGAGGCGAGATACCGTGTAAGATTGTTATTAACAAGAGAGCAAATAGAGAATCGTGGCTTTGCTCAGTCTTTGCTCAAGTTGGGTTAAAATTCCTCTGGCATGCGTAATTTGACCTTCATGAGCGAATGTCACAGTCTAGATTCGTGTCAGATAGATTGATTTTAACACTGACAGTGAGTGAGACTGTTAGATTTACATGAACAACACCATCTCTGGAGTGTTTTTCTGTACTCTGATTTGACTGTACCTCATTGGGAGTAGTTGCTCCGTTGTTCACAGATGCGCTCCGGCTTTGTGCGTTCCACGAGTTTTCTGCGCTCTTCGCCTCGTTGTTCCTCGGTGTGCTGCCGGGGCTGCACGGCTTCAGAAACATAAAGTCACTCTTGGCAGATTCGGGTGTCAGACACACTTTATAACAATATGACTGAGAGAGGCTGCTGTTTCCATTCACTTCCATGCAGTTTGTGGGCACTTTGGCCGCAGAGGAAATCTGCAGGTTGAGGTTGGATTTTTTGAACACCTCCGGGGGCGGCTCGGGCTGGAACccaccgcagcagcagcaggcgaaCGGGGGCAGGTTGTACCCGCTGAGGGTCTCCCTATCCTTGTAGCACTTCACCGCGGCCAGCACGATGATAGCCACCAGGAATATTAGAGATATTGTGCTCAGTGACACGATCAAGTAGAGAGCGAGGTTTGAGGGGGGCTGTGGGCTGAGAGTGAGGTCTCCGAAATCTGACAGCGACTCGGGCACGCTGTCCACCACTGTGAGGACAATGGAGACGGTGGCGGAGAGCGGCGGCTGCCCGTTGTCCTTGACTAATATTACCAGCCTGTGCCTTGTTGCGTCTTTTTCCACTAACCGGCGTATAGTCCTGATTTCGCCTGTGTACAGAGCCACGCTGAATAGTCCTGGATCTGTAGCCTGTAATACCTGATAGGACAGCCGGGAGTTTTGCCCCGCGTCTGCGTCTAACGCTGTTATCTTTGTAACCAAATACCCAGCATCCACTGACCGTGGAACCACCTCTGTGGCCACGGTGCCGTTTTTGGGCAGCGGAGACACAATAATAGGCGCGTTATCGTTCTGGTCCAAGACAAAGACATTGACTGTGACATTACTGGCGAGAGGCGGGAAACCAGCGTCCTGCGCCTGGACCAGGATCTGAAAGTTTCTAAGTTGCTCATAATCAAAAGAGCGCAGTGCGTAGATATTGCCGTTGTCTGAGTTGATGGATACATAAGTGGACACGGGCATGCCCTGAATCTGACCCTCGAGAATAGAATAAGACAGATAGGCGTTCTGGTTAGAATCGGGGTCGAATGCAGTGACGGAGCAAATGGAGGCGCCCGGGGCATTATTCTCGGTCACATAAACTGTGTATGAAGGTTGAGAGAACCGCGGGGGGTTGTCGTTAATGTCAGACACTTGAACGAGGATGGTTTTCCTGGTGGAGAGCGAAGGAGAGCCCAGGTCGCGGGCTGTGAGGGTGATGTTGTACTCGGACACCGCTTCCCTGTCCAGAAACTCGCTTGTCACCAGAGTATAGtagtttttaaatgatgaatggAGCTGAAAGGGGACGTTGTTCGGAATTTGACAGTCAACGTTCCCGTTCTCTCCAGAGTCCCGGTCCATGACACTGATAACAGCTATGACCGTGCCCGGTGGCGCGTCTTCCTGGACAGGTGTGGACACTGATGTGAGGATGACTTCGGGCGCGTTGTCATTCACATCCAGGATGTCTACCAGCACTTTACTGTGCACTGCCACAGCCGAAGGTCCCCTGTCTTTTGCCTGCACATACAGCTCATAGACACTGGCTTTCTCATAGTCCACAATGCCCTTCACTCGGATTTCACCCGTGTACGGGTCCACGCTGAACAGTTCTCGCACCTTCAGCGGTGCGTGCCCGCTAAACGCGTAGGTCACCTCCCCGTTGGAGCCTTCATCCAGGTCTGTGGCGTTTAGCTTCAGCACCAGCGTCCCCCTCGGTGCGTTCTCCACCAGGCTCGACCGGTAAACTGAGCGGTCGAACACGGGAACGTTATCGTTTGCGTCTAACACTATAATAGTTATCAACGCTGTTCCAGAGCGTTCCGGCGACCCCCCGTCGAAGGCTGTCAGAaccatttcatgttttttctgctgttcCCGGTCCAGTGGCGTGTCCAGCACGAGCTCAGCAAACTTGCTTCCATCGTTGCGCGTCTGGATATTCAGTATGAAGTGCTCGTTTGCGCTTAGCTGGTAGGAGCGCAGAGAGTTGGTGCCCACGTCCTGGTCCTGTGCGCTCTCTAACGGGAAACAGGAGCCGGGCGCCGCCGACTCTGTGATGTCAAGATTAAACTCGCTCCATGGAAAACTAGGAGAGTTGTCATTCACATCTAAAATCTCCACTTCCACTCTGTATAGTTCTAATGGGTTCTCGATAACCACTTGTAAGTGTAAAAAACAGCTCGGGCTTCTTTcacacagctcctctctgtctATCTTTTCGTTGACGAAGAGAATTCCATTCTCCAAGTTCACCTCTAAATACTGCTTATTTGCGCCGGAGACGATACGAAACCGACGGGCTGACAGCTTGGCCACATCCAAGCCCAGGTCTTCGGCGATGTTGCCAACAAAAGCTCCATGCTCCAGCTCCTCCGGGATGGAGTACCGAATTTGCGCAAGAACCAGGTCCacgacacacgcacacagaagcAGACATATAACAAGTCCAGTCACCGGTACCCAACTGCCTCTGGAGAGTCTGTGATCCATTTCAGCGGCGTGCGTAAAATCACCTCACCAGGACATCTTTCTCTTCATGAGGCCATTCAGCAGAAAAGTAAACACAGAGGCAGAACCTGGCCCCAGTTCAAAGAATCTGCAGATATAAGTTTGTAACATCTATGTTTATAGATAACTTCACTGGATAGTTGAGCTGAGGGGACACGAGAGGAGAGTGGAAGCgccgctctctccctctctctctttctctctgttgtgcTCCAAGCGCAACACCGGTGGTGTGTGAACGGGGGAGGCTCGCGCTTTGATTTTCCAGTGTATTAGACACTCGGAGGAGCTGGTgggaggcgtgtgtgtgtgagtgtgtgtgtgtgtgtgtgaaagagagagagagggagacagagagacagaggggtgggggtggaggacGGAGGGGGTGGACGTAGCTTCTCCATGCTCCGTATTGGAGGACGCCGACGCGAAGTGCGACTCTAATTACTGTAGACGTTTAACCCTTTCACATCCTCGTGTCTATTCCTCTGACCTATTAAAAAGACGAGAAGGCGTAAGTTTGACACCAGACCCTTGAGACAGATTTGGATTAGGGGACAAATTGTGTTGTGGGTGTCGTTTTCTAGGCTGCATTTAACAGATGAGGATGGACAAGGATTTGTCTTGGTGACCACACTGCCCAGGGTGGCAGTGGTAGCTAAAATTATTTTGTACTTTGATGAATTACATCTCCCATTttagcttcagaataaaagaatTACCCCTCTGGGACACTACCATTACATGTTCcaatgcagaaaacaaaaacaccctGGCCTCTCTCGCGTTGCCTCACACGGGCAGTGGCCAGTGCCAGCAGGCTCCTGGGATTCCTTGATGCTTTTTAATGAGAGCCCTTTGAAGATGAATACCcacattgcaaaaaaaaacagtccCACATTAATTAATCATCACACGCGAAAATTGGGTTTTTACAAAAAGAATCTTTGATTGGTCAGAGCACTCAATTTGAATCAATATTTAAATGCGAAGGTTTTGGAGCTTAAAACGATTGAAGTGACAATCATGAGTGGGTGATACACTCATACAAATAGGCATTACACGACTTTAATTCACGTAAGTAGGCCTGAACATGTATCAACACAATCAACATAAAAGCAATGTCATAAAGCCTTAATCATACTTGTCTGTAATCAGGTATTATAGTTGGGATTAGATAAATGCCACACAGGCGAGGTGATGTGTTTACAGAGGCAGAAAGAAGCGCGCATGGATGCTGGGGGTGTTTTGAGGAATAAACCTTTTGATTTGGATATATGACTTCAGTATCAAAGACCAACCACTTGGCACCAGCCTGTAGTTTAAGGACAACGACCACAGCTCAGGCATCTTAAGAGTGCGACACATGTTTGTCCAGATTTGATGTTTTAGCTGTTATTCCTGATCCGTTAGACAACCACTGAGCCAGAGAGTGGGGGGAAACTAAAGGATGTCTTTGTGAATTCGGGTTCGTCTCCGCACAGACACGAGTGGCATCCTAATGTAAGACGGTGGCTTGAAATCTGAAAGTGTCTTTCTGGAACTGACGACACAGCTTTGGCCTCCAGGCAGCGCTGGGCTTGTTAGGAAAGGGGGGGAAAGAAGacgggggagagagaaagaacaagaaacaATTATTTCTACATCCTATGggcaacattttcttttagaCTAGACGctacattttctgtttaactGCCCCTAAACCTGTGGACTTCTGCATTCTGCGTCCGTGAGAATGATCAGGGGAACCAAGCGACACTGATGCGTTATGTTGTGATATTTTCACTTGGAATAAAAAACAGTCAAACGGGACAACTGGGAATACTTCAACTCAGAGACATACGTTGTGTCTGACATTTCTCTTTTAAGCAGCAAAGAGAATAAGAACTTTAGGAAACTGGGGATGAGGGTGGTCTAGTTGATCACTCCACTCCAGTCTGGTGTTTCACATGGGGATAACAAATGGCACAACTTATTTCTGCACAAAATCTGCAGTGCTATCAAATGCTCATCAGATGCCATCTATTAAATATCTCTTGTGCTTCCCCTATTGGAACTAAAGTTGTCCCTGACCTATTTGTCCAACAGCCCCTGAAATGCACCACCCTCCCCTTTccaggaaaaaaactaaacaaaaatcCCCAGGTTTAAATAAGCAGAAAACACAATCTGCTTGCAGACTTAACCTCAAGCAGATGGTTAAGCTTCTCCAGAAATGATTA
This window of the Paralichthys olivaceus isolate ysfri-2021 chromosome 9, ASM2471397v2, whole genome shotgun sequence genome carries:
- the LOC109644705 gene encoding protocadherin-10 isoform X1, which gives rise to MDHRLSRGSWVPVTGLVICLLLCACVVDLVLAQIRYSIPEELEHGAFVGNIAEDLGLDVAKLSARRFRIVSGANKQYLEVNLENGILFVNEKIDREELCERSPSCFLHLQVVIENPLELYRVEVEILDVNDNSPSFPWSEFNLDITESAAPGSCFPLESAQDQDVGTNSLRSYQLSANEHFILNIQTRNDGSKFAELVLDTPLDREQQKKHEMVLTAFDGGSPERSGTALITIIVLDANDNVPVFDRSVYRSSLVENAPRGTLVLKLNATDLDEGSNGEVTYAFSGHAPLKVRELFSVDPYTGEIRVKGIVDYEKASVYELYVQAKDRGPSAVAVHSKVLVDILDVNDNAPEVILTSVSTPVQEDAPPGTVIAVISVMDRDSGENGNVDCQIPNNVPFQLHSSFKNYYTLVTSEFLDREAVSEYNITLTARDLGSPSLSTRKTILVQVSDINDNPPRFSQPSYTVYVTENNAPGASICSVTAFDPDSNQNAYLSYSILEGQIQGMPVSTYVSINSDNGNIYALRSFDYEQLRNFQILVQAQDAGFPPLASNVTVNVFVLDQNDNAPIIVSPLPKNGTVATEVVPRSVDAGYLVTKITALDADAGQNSRLSYQVLQATDPGLFSVALYTGEIRTIRRLVEKDATRHRLVILVKDNGQPPLSATVSIVLTVVDSVPESLSDFGDLTLSPQPPSNLALYLIVSLSTISLIFLVAIIVLAAVKCYKDRETLSGYNLPPFACCCCGGFQPEPPPEVFKKSNLNLQISSAAKVPTNCMEVNGNSSLSQSYCYKVCLTPESAKSDFMFLKPCSPGSTPRNNEAKSAENSWNAQSRSASVNNGATTPNELKQPNTDWTLTKNQNSSIKSYNSINMDGTLMRKAMHADPENYVTSMAPGQYWTWGTHMRGVKEYKMSPSTSGVTSRPWTPRCTPPPQQQQPSVPPHPHPHPPPDYHHNVYIPGTPSGFCTLRPTVQRSELDVHNSFSTFGKRRRLQMSPQGEAAIINNDLYND
- the LOC109644705 gene encoding protocadherin-10 isoform X2, which codes for MDHRLSRGSWVPVTGLVICLLLCACVVDLVLAQIRYSIPEELEHGAFVGNIAEDLGLDVAKLSARRFRIVSGANKQYLEVNLENGILFVNEKIDREELCERSPSCFLHLQVVIENPLELYRVEVEILDVNDNSPSFPWSEFNLDITESAAPGSCFPLESAQDQDVGTNSLRSYQLSANEHFILNIQTRNDGSKFAELVLDTPLDREQQKKHEMVLTAFDGGSPERSGTALITIIVLDANDNVPVFDRSVYRSSLVENAPRGTLVLKLNATDLDEGSNGEVTYAFSGHAPLKVRELFSVDPYTGEIRVKGIVDYEKASVYELYVQAKDRGPSAVAVHSKVLVDILDVNDNAPEVILTSVSTPVQEDAPPGTVIAVISVMDRDSGENGNVDCQIPNNVPFQLHSSFKNYYTLVTSEFLDREAVSEYNITLTARDLGSPSLSTRKTILVQVSDINDNPPRFSQPSYTVYVTENNAPGASICSVTAFDPDSNQNAYLSYSILEGQIQGMPVSTYVSINSDNGNIYALRSFDYEQLRNFQILVQAQDAGFPPLASNVTVNVFVLDQNDNAPIIVSPLPKNGTVATEVVPRSVDAGYLVTKITALDADAGQNSRLSYQVLQATDPGLFSVALYTGEIRTIRRLVEKDATRHRLVILVKDNGQPPLSATVSIVLTVVDSVPESLSDFGDLTLSPQPPSNLALYLIVSLSTISLIFLVAIIVLAAVKCYKDRETLSGYNLPPFACCCCGGFQPEPPPEVFKKSNLNLQISSAAKVPTNCMEVNGNSSLSQSYCYKVCLTPESAKSDFMFLKPCSPGSTPRNNEAKSAENSWNAQSRSASVNNGATTPNELKQPNTDWTLTKNQNSSIKSYNSINMDGTLMRKAMHADPENYVTSMAPGQYWTWGTHMRGVKVGSLHLLIQDVSINQWGHLSPLDSSLHTSSSAAAAFGAPPPSPTPAP